The Triticum urartu cultivar G1812 chromosome 6, Tu2.1, whole genome shotgun sequence genome includes the window tctcagtcatgacaacttgattgtcctcaaaatctggacggatgggcaggtgttccttgtccaataaatatatgcccgtgcccatcttagagttgatgagctcctgaatttgaggtgcatatccacagctcctcttctgatctgctgcagtcctcttgatagtctctactatgaggctcatgaccttgaacttctgtggcacatcaaagacgtgaagcaagttgattgcatggcctctgatcatcttgtgatctccagacttgggcaagagagtgtgcctcaatatccaattgattgttggcagccctgacagaagatagtgcaccgagccaaatttgaaagtgtcaagagcttcatttggaattttcttgtacatgttggacattgagttgtggtccatcttcttcttggcataaatgtccaagtcatctgcttgctcctctggggcattgatcaactttgcccattcctcaacagttgattggtacctcgtaccttcagacatccatgtgatccttccatctgggtagaagtgtgatgtggagtagaattgcatgataagctcctcgttccactttgtgagcttctgcccaacaaagtctgcaactccacacgcactaaagctgtcatacactccaggatagtgttcctcattttccttcatgtaggtccagtcgacccatctcatgtcacaaacaatgggcttcttatctagcagcactgtctcatagaagtcctgctgttccttggtgtgaaatctgtaatccacagcagtccttctccttgaagcatacgggtctgcttctctccacttcctcagccatgaatctctcctgagcttcatgtcctcagccacagaatgagcatcgttgtggtctgggatcttgggcttgagctttctaagaacttgctcttcatcctcttcttcagcaacagtctcaggcactggggccttgttcttctcagctgcaggaatgctccttgtattcctctttggttttggcttggaggcagctttgggcttagatgcagtagcccctgatcttatggcatcacccatcagcttgggtgccttaggtgctggtgcagctacctcttcttcctcttcctctttcatgatggaagcctttcctagcactctggctacggtcttcttgaccctttccttcctcttcttgccttctgcagcaactggctctttgggagtgggcttctcagttgaggctctagcctttgacataggctgcctgcctgctggccttttgatttttagacctggctttgtgccttgagctggctcaactctctttgatgtggcctcttcctctgccacataatcttcatcttcggagtctgaagttctcttcttcctctgtctggtggcagcttttggcagattgcttggggtacttctgctgccatcatctgaagagctggagggactagtgccctcactcatctgcacttgctgctctgacaagttctggctgtcactctgatcagacatgctgcaagctctgactgctgaccctgtgaatagtttatagatgaggtagaatagatgagcatcataaaatgcagagatttttgcacaagaatgatccaaaaacttagttttagtttcccactgaaatcatctcggatctaccaatttttaaactcggtgataccgaagcagttttggaacctaaactagtgaactcggttggaccgagtcacagttcggtggcaccgagactgctagggtttcacagagttccaaaatcagtcacaccgataagtaattctcggtcagaccgagtctcacttgtgcaatggcataagccaaatcggtgggaccgagtttttcaactcggtgggtccgagatggtttcggcggaaacctaaccctaaaattttcgaatcaaagctaatctacgggcgtattgactggataggagtgtttcaatcgtggcaagaatcatgatgatcacaatgtgctgagaattggattggagaatagcacaaagatcgagtccataccctagctcggcagagactcgctacggcggcaatggtggggcagaattcccgttgacggcgacggagaccagcgactggaggcggctggcggcgagaagatgatccggagaccacgttggcagagcaggctatcacgCCTAGCTCCCGGGCGTTGCACTGTACAGTGTGGCGCCTCCAAGCTAGGCACTACAGCGGCTGTAGCTTGCAAACAAAGTACTTGCTCTCTGCTTAGCTTAGCCCAGGCGTGCAATGCCTCAGGGCTAGGCGCTGCACTACACAGTGTGATTCCCAGCTCTGAGGCGTTGCACCCTTGGGCTGAGCTAAGCAGAGAGCAAACACTTTGTTTGCAAGCTACAGCCGCTGCAGCGCCTAGCGTGGAGGCGTCACACTGTATAGTGCAATGCCCAAGAGCTAGGCGTTGCACTGTATAGTGTGACGCCTCCAAGCTAGGCGCTGCAGCGGCTGTAGCTTGTAAACTTGGTCATTTTCAGGTACATTGCAACGTTTCCTAGAATAAGAAGTCAGAAACTTTAAGTTCACATTTCAGTCACAGTTAAACATTATTAAGACAACAAGTGCAACATAGAGGATCAAGTTCAACATTGCTAAGACGTCAACTCCAAATTCAACATAACTAAGACATACAAAGAGGATCAAGTTCAACATAGAGCTACCACAACTCCAAGTTCACTGACATAACAACTCCAAGTTCACCGACATTACAAATAAAGGACGATGGCTGGTTCCTAAGAAGAGCTAGTTACAAATAGAGCTAGTTCCTTGAGCGCTTTTTGGCTGCTCCCCCCTCTTGCTGGCTAACTTCTTCACCTTCCTAGGAAGAGGAACACGCTCCCGCTCCGGCTCCGGTTCCTCCACGTCATCGACATCGTCATCCAAATAGTCATCCAAAGCCGCCATCCGTGAGGTGCCGACCGTCCTTTTGCCTCTTTGGGTGAAGTCTTCAGGTGTGTACTTGTTGATTCCCGTCCTAGGCTTTAGCCTGTATGCAGACCTAACCTGGTACGTCCCTAAGGTCATATCATCAGCAACCTATGCATCAACAAAAGATATGAAAAGACCGTGTGTGAGGATATAGTTAGCAATGCATCAACAATTGGATATATATACTCATGCCATACCTCTTGGGTGACCACACCCACATCCTCATCCTCCAAATGATCACCATGGCTCTGGCCTGAAGCGGGATCTGATGGTGTCGCCGACCTAGACCGTTCTGCTGATACATACTCGGGGTCACGACAACCAAAAAGGTTTGATAGCCGCCTTAACTTTTGGCCCTGGCGCTGCAACATGTACAAGTGAATGAGACATCGAACGTAGCAACACATGTTAAGTGCTAGTTTGAAGGAGATGTGAACCTTGATGAATGCTCGAAGTGCATCTTCTCCATCGCTTTTGCCAGCCGGGGTTGTTTCAAGAATAGTCTCTGTCTCATCAGCTGCTTTCTTGATCTGGGCACGCTATGAACAGAAATGGTATTAACGTGTTAGTCAAGCGAAGATGTGAATAGTGTGAATGAAAAGCAAAGAGGGAAAATACCACAAAGTTCATCATTGGAGCTGAAGGGATCACTGAGTTGCCTTTCCTGACTAATGCGTTGTGCTGGTGTTGGGCTACCTCATCAAAAACAGTGGGTTCTTCCAAAATCTCCTCAGCATACGCCGGCTTGCATACCTCCACATGGGTACTTGCAAGAAACCATGTGAGATAATTGTTGAACGCTACAGGGCAGTGCTCACGAAGCTGGACTCCTTTTCTAGCCCTAGCTTGCTCCACACTAAGCGCAAACTGTACGACATACATTCTGTGATGCTTGTCCCAATCCTTAATCTTCGCTGCCTTTTCCTATCCAACCTGCAAGTTAGAAACATAATATTAGTAGCATCGAAACCGCCGAGAAGCTGCTAAGTACTCAAGGTTAATTATATCTTATGCGTGTAGCAACTTGTTCGTATCCTCCCACTCCGGTGGATGTGCCTGGAACAAACCAAACTGACGGCGCACTCGATGTGGGAGGTGGAGCTCAACCACCCAGTTGCATATGAGTGGGCACCAGATACGCCAGAGATCCCTATCCCTAGTGCACATCGGATTCAGCCTGAACTCTAAAGGGTTACCAAAACTATCTCCTGTTCCATACGGCTCCCATATCACCTGCAAAATGGGATAGAATGCAAAATTGATATCGACTTGCAATAGAAGCATCATAATCACTTATGCAATGTCAATTCACCTGCTCAGGCGTGATCGCGTCAAGCTCGCTCTGGTACAACTTGTACATGACCGAGGGATCATCTGTCGACTCATTTAACACATCCCACTTGTAAGCCCAAGTGGGTAGCCGTAGTAGGTCGCCTTTGTCATCCCAATCATCGTACTTCACCTTTTTTGGACGTCCAACTGGCAAACGCTCCCAGCTCCATATGGAAAGTGCGAGCAAACAACCACCAGTACCTCCAGATGACCTACAACAGGCTTCGTCCAACTGCACATAAAAGATAACATGGTTCAATTAAGAGCAAGATCACATTCATAATGTAGCAATGAAGTGAAAAGGAAACAACTTCATACCTGTCTATACAAGTAAGCCAGTGTCACTGAACCCCAACTCCAATTGCTATCGAAGACGGTCAACACCTTCAGCCACATCCATGGAGCATTCTTGCCTGTGCCATCAGCAAACATAGTCCTGGATATCACATACCACATGTAGACACGAGCATATGTCTTGACCATGTCCTCATCAGCTTCCGGTGGGCAAGTAGCAAAGTGCTCAGTAATCCACATGAAAGTAGCACCGGCTGCGACTCTTTCCTTCTTCTTGTCTGCTGCTGCTGGTTCCGGAGGCTCCGGAGGAACCATACCGATAAGGGCATGCATCTGCGCGCGCCACCCATCGGAATCGCTGCTCATACATAGAGGATCCCCATCGATAGGAAGACCGGTGATCATAGCAATATCCTGGAGCGTCACTGTCATCTCCCCGGTCCGTAGATGGAAACTATGTGTATCCGGCCGCCAATGATCAATAAGCGCGGTGAGTGCTGGAGCATTGTTGGGCGGCGTCGACCGTCTGACCATATGAATGAAAGGGAGAAGTCCTATCTCCCTTACATACGGTGTGTATCGCTCATCATAGCGCATCCACCCAAGGATGACCCCGTGAGAACAAAGCTTCAAAGGTGCAAGCGCCTACAAACAAACAATTCATAACATTACATATGGGGCATTTGTGTTTGAAATAAATACGAAATTCATAAAACAGGCCACTTTCATTATTACCTGCTGCTCCACCGCCATAGCGTACGACCGGTGTTGTTTGTCCCAGTGATCATCGAGAAGCCAAACCATCCTAACAATTTTGAAAGAAAGCTTTGTTGTCAACACGATTATCTTTTGAATACAAATAAACTAAAATACGCCTACTAGATGCAACCGTACCAATCTATGTATCCAACCATATCAAATCACAAAACTAATAAACTAGGATTTCACAAATAAGTAGGCCTACTTCATACAAATAACTTTTCAATAAACTATGCCTACTTCATACAAATAACTCTTCCATAAACTAAACTAGGGTTCCACAAATCAAACAAACAAGGATTGTAATACATGCAAAGTTCTAATACATGCAAGATTCAAATCTAATCTAATCAAACAAGGATTCCCCAAATCTTCAAAATATCATATTTTCTATGGATAGAAAGAAGGGGATCGGAGGAGAGTACCTTCTAGGATGGATTGGTGAAGAAATGCACGGACCAAATCGTCGGATCTGAAGGATTTGGGAGAGGGGAttgagagggggagaggaggaagCCGCCGGCACGCCTGTTCTGTAACTCCTAGAACGAATGGGtggggtgggggagggggagggggcggctgGCATCTAAGTCACAGTGCAGCGCCTCCGAGCTAGGCGCTGCACATTACATGTGTGGCGCCTAGCTCGGAGGCGCTGCACTACTGGGTGCGGGCCCAAGGGCTGCCACGGTGGACAGGCGTGCAACACCCCAGAGCTGGGCGTTGCACCATAGGGTGTGGCGCCTGCATGGCAGACGCTACATAAAACGGTCAGTgctgtgaaatagtttcacggaCAGTTCATTTCGTGAATTGATTTCGTCCCAAGGTCAAAATTGTCAAATTTGCCCCTAGACGGTGCAACAGCAACGCTTTTGCATGTCCACTTTAAACTGTACGTAAAAGGACCAGCACCGAATCAACACACACAGAACCGCTGCGATTCTATCTACCGGCCGGTACACGTACACGGAGCTGCATGCATGCACATGCCATCTATGCTGGCGCTGGCAGTACATACAGTACAGGCCTTCTGGCTTTGATCAAAAAAGGCATTCTTTTGACGGAAAGGAAGAACACGAGACGACACGTTACATGGACTGATGGGGTGGGGCTCCCTGATTACACGAGACGACACGATCAAAGAAGACGGTACAGGGCTACTGCAGTCTACAGCTTGATAAAGCTGCTACGCTGATGTCCAAACTCCGGCAGCCTTCCCCTACGCGCcgttgcaccaaaggggaaagaaAGCAGGGAAGGCATGGCCGGACTCCGGTCTCCGGACTTGACCGTGCCACGCCACCGGGAACGAGCGAGCGGACCAACAGAACGCGCGTAGCAGAAACTTGCATCGTTTGACTTCAGGCGACCATGCTTGGAGTGGCTAGCTGGCTAGCTATAGCCTCGCCTCGACGCACCCACACCAGCTGCTGCGCCGGCTGGACGGCGGGGACGCGCGGGGGAACACGTCGGCCGAGGTGCCTGGGCTCGGCCGGGGGcgggtcggcggtgccgtcgcGCGGCGGCGAGAAGACGGCCGGGAGGTACTCGTCGGTGTGGCACGCGAAGGTGGAGCGGCTGAAGTGCCTCACCAGCCTGTGCCGGCCCTGCAAACACCAACGGCGCACGGCGTCAGAGAACAgatcgcatgcatgcatgcatcgacggGACGGAGGTACACTGGTCTCATCTACTACCAGTGTGCTCCATACGTTACCTGCATGTAGGCGGCGGCGATGTTGATGATCTTGGCGCTGCCGAGCGAGCGGTGCCAGCCGCGGCCGTGCAGGGCGTAGTGCAGCCCGCGCGCCGCCTCGGCCGTCGTGAAGTTGACGAAGGCGTACCCCTTGTTGCTGCACCGCTGCCTGCTGAATTAATTTGCACGTTGCAACACAAGGATGAAGACCGTGATCGCCAAGCAAGAAAAATTGCAGGCAAGAAATCACCCTGTCAAACCGTGAGAGAAGAGCGAGCACGAGATGGATCACCTGAAGTCCATGGGCAGGTAGAGGAAATCGTACGCGGCGGGGCCGCGCCGCCTGTTCACGCGGGCGCAGTGGTCGTCCAGCAGCTTCATCATCGAGGGGCGGCTGCATGCGACGGCGCACACCAAAACGCGAAAGATCCATCAGCTAAAAACGCAGGCGCGAACTGAACACGACGAGATGGAGAAGATAGCGTGGCGTAGGCAGGCTAGCTGGCCGCTTACGTACGTGAGCTTGTTGGGGATGTTGCGGATCATGACGGTGGTGCGGCTGCGGCCGTGCCAGGCCCAGGCCGGCGGGGGCACCGGCCACGCCCTCCACCTCGTCAGCGCCGGCGACGGCGACCTCTCCCGCCCTCCGCCGCGCGCGGCCGGCACGTACACCTCGCTCCTGCCCCTGCCCCGCTGCCCCCGCGGCCCGCACGGCGGTGCCGCCGGCAGGAGAGCGCGAGTCGCGGGTCCTCCTCCCTTGCCCTTCCCGGCCGCGGCCGCTCGCGCCTTGTGCTTGTGGTTGAAGCTGTGCACCGCCCGCGCGTACAGCTTCTCGGGGTCGAGCATGGGCCCGCGCGGACGGCCGTGGTGAGGACGCGGCCCGGCGACGTGCTCGCGGAAGAAAGGCCGCGGCGGGAGGGGGCCGGGGTAGTGGCGCTCGGTGAAGGCGGCGCGGGAGTGGTTGGCGGCGAGGGGGCAAGGCGGCCGGTAGCCGGCGGCGCCGTGGTGCTCCGGCGTCATGAAAGGGTGGGGCTTTGGCGGGGCGTGGTGGGCGCGGGCGGAGCGGCGGCTGTATGGCCGCGCGTACGCGTTGAGCCCCGTCGCTGCCATGGCTTTGGGAGGCCTGGTGGGAGGAGAAGGAGACGGCGAGGTTGGAAGACACGCGTTCGCCGGCGGGGAAGCGCTCCCTGGCCGGGAACACGATCGGGTTTCTTTATAGGAGCGTTGGTGGGAATTCGCCGGGGACATCCAACAAGGTCATTTGGTATGCAGCCAGTGTGTCTCACCGAAAGCGGGGACCCACTTTCTGACAGGTGCGGTGCAGCTCCTGTGCAGGTTAATCATTCCGTTTGACCGCTCCGTTTGGCGGAGCACCTGCAGCGTCTCTCCGTCACATTCTTCTGTCCATGTTATCACGATCAGAATGTTACTCGCTCCATTCATAGTACTATGTTTTAACTAGACACTCccctgtaaactaatataaaagcatttagatcactaaatTATCGatctaaacacttttatattagtttacggaggaaGTATTATTTTAATATGAGCTTGTATATACTACTGAAATGAGTAAACAAACAACACTAAAATACTAAAATGTACCACCTTTATTTTTAATATTGAACTGTCAAAATAACTTACATTTGTGAACAGAGTCTAAGATATTATAACTTTTTGTAAGTCAGTGTATGTAGACACGTTTCGACGTGTTTATTTACTCATCTCAGTTTGTATGTAGTCCACATTGAAATATTCAAGACATCTTATAAGATCGAAGGGATTTTTTTTAGTTTAGCCTGTATGTAGCCCGCAAAAGAAATCAATTGACTTAGAGCTACTCCaacgggccgacccaaacggacggctTTTTTGTCTGcattttgtccgtttgggtcggctgCCCACCCGTCGTCCGGCCTCTTTAGTTTTGGGCCGGCAGTGCGCCCAACGGCCCGACCCATTTCATGACTGCGCGTTGTAGATCATGCGTCGCCCTGGTTTTGGCGCACCAGCGCGCGGGAAAGGTTCGCGcgcgggagggggggggggaagcGGCCTAGCGCGCGCTGGTTTTGGCGCTTCAGCGCACGGGAAAGGTTCGCGCGCGCGCCGCGGCCGGCGCTCGTTATAAAGAAGGCGCTCCCTCCACACTCTGTCCGCCGCCCACTCTCGCCGCCTCTGCGCCACCATGTCGATCCGCCGCCTGGGCGCTTCAGATTTTCGCGGAGTCCGCGAGTGCCAGTTCTACAAGCAAATGAGGTTGGAGAGGgacgcgaggaggagggagcgagCCGCCTATCGGGAGGGCAAGCGTTCGCGGAAGTAGACAGCTCAATTGAAACTGAAGCTACGAGAAACGGCGTGTTGGGACTTTAAAGACGAGGCGGATGCTGACGCCTACATTCGgacgtcggaggaggacattacCGAGTCGGAGTCAGAAATCGACGAGTAGTGATCTTTTCTTTTTATCCGTGTACGCTAGAATTATCTATGTATCCATTTTTATCTGAAAAAATGGTCGGCGGCGTCGGCGACGTAGCAGGCGGGTGAGAGTATGAATCCAATGTGCCACCGACTAGCGGGCCCGATGAGGAAAGAGGGCGAGCGCGCGCTGGTCCGTCTtgtgtccgcgccgacgcaaatcAGGCTCAAAAATGGGCCGGGAATGGGTCGACAGGCGGACGAAAGcggacgcgcgtccgtttgggtcggcgcgttggtCCAGCTTTTTTGTCCGCGCCGACTCAAACGGAAGGCCGTAGACGAAATGGGTagccccattggagttgctcttagggTTCATTTGGTTTGGAAGAATTCCGTGAAAAAAAACTAGAAGAGTAAGGATTCAAGGGGGGGGGATTCCATTGAGATGTATTCGGTTTGTAAGAAGTGACCAAAATAATTCTTAGCATAAAATGTTCATTTAGGACCAACATTTTCCTTAGATATTGCATGTGCATCATGTTAATTTCATAAGCAACATATTGCACTGCATCAAAGATTAACTTGATTATTTTATTAAACACTAAGCCCTATTTTTTGTCATTTGGTAAAATAGTGAATATCCAAACCATTATTTTACATCAATTCGTGTCTGGTGGTCGGCTGACGGCGCTTTCGCGGGCGGCGGTCATATCGGCTATTGTAGTTGTGTTTACTGTCTTGCAGTTGGGTCCGTGGATGACGGCAGGCGGCGACGTTCCTCTTCTTCGAATACATCGGATAAAGTTGATGGCGTCGAGATCTGGTCACCATGGGGAAGATCCTCGACCTACATGCCACAAAGACTCGGTCTCGTCGCTTGCGGCGACCCGCTTCATCGACTCAAAAAGCATCTTTGTATGCGGTGGTGCTCTCCCAGATATGGGTATAGCGGTTGTTCTCATCTTTTTCCGGCGTTTTTCATGGTAGCGGTGGAGGACGTTCGTGGACTATGTTTCGGCGAGGCACGAGTTTGTACAAGGGTGGAATAATAGTTTTACCTCTTGTGGAATTCTTTGTGCAGAGTTGCTTGACAAGCATTTGTGTCTCGTATGGTGACCATATGTGTAATCTCTGTAAACAGATTGTTTAATAAAATATATGGTTGCTTCAAAAAAACAAAGGTTCACCTCCTCACTTTGCACATGGCCTTTGTGTGATATTTGGGAGCAACTTCACAATTTTAGCACAGACATAACACCGACACCTAGTTCAGACCCCATTATTACCCTTTCTTGGCTTTTATTACCAAACAAATATTATTCCTACTCCAGATACCCCATGATTTTTTTGTGTGGCTTCATTATATTATAGAATAGAGAAGCTACatttaaaatttcagcccaatcaaattatagttgcaccttcaAACAATCTCAAACCCCGCTTTTCTGATTTTTCTATAATATTATGGAAAAGCATGAAACAACATTGTGCCTTTGCGGCCCATCACAGTTGGGCGCTGCATATTTAATATGCACCCATGCACATGAGATAGCAGTCCGCCGCCAGTCAGCCCAGCTGGGCAAGCCTCCtactccaaggaagtgaacatcgggaTACACTAATTGACTTAGGGCTCATTTGGTTTGGAAGAATTTCGTGAAAGAAACTTGAAGAATGAGGATTCAGGGGGAAATTCCATTGAGATGTATTTGGTTTGTAAGAAGTGACCAAAATAATTCTTAGCAAAAACATGTTCATTTAGGACCAACATTTTTCTTAGATATTaattgtgcatcatgtttactttATAAGCACCATGTTGCACAACATCACAGATTAAAATGATTATTTTATTAAACCCTAAGCCCTATTTTTTGTCATTTGGTAAAATAGTGAATATCTCAACCATTCTTTTACATCGAGGTTCACCTCCACACTTTGCACATGGCCTTTGTGTGATATTTGGGAGCAACTATtagggaacgcagtaatttcaaaaaaaattcctacgcacacgcaagatccatctaggtgatgcatagcaacgagaggggagagtgttgtccatttaccctcatagaccgtaagcggaagcgttatgacaacgcagttgatgtagtcgtacgtcttcacgatccgaccgatcctagcaccgaaagtacggcacctccgcgatctgcacacgttcagctcagtgacgtcccatgaactccagatccagctgagtgtcgagggagagcttcgtcagtacacggcgtgatgacggtgatgatgaagttaccgacgcagggatttccctaagcactacaatgatatgaccgaggtggaaatctatggagggggcaccgcacacaactaaacaatcaacttgtgtgtctatggggtgccccttccccgtatataaaggagtggaggggggagggccggccctctatggcgcgcctcaaggagggagtcctactcccgatgggaataggattcccccttcccttgttggagtaggagaggaaggaaggggggagagagggaagaaggggggcggcccccacccaattcagattgggcttgggggagtgcgccctccaccttggccgcatcctcctctctcccactaaggcccaataaggcccatacacttcccagggggttccggtaaccccccggtactccggtaaatgcccaaactcacccgaaaccattccgatgtccaaacatagccttccaatatatcgatctttatgtctcgaccatttcgagactcctcgtcatgtctgtgatcatatacgggactccgaactaccttcggtacatcaaaacacataaactcataatatcgatcgccaccgaacgtcaagcgtgcggaccctacgggttcgagaactatgtagacatgaccgagactcgtctccggtcaataaccaatagcggaacctggatgctcatattggttcctacatattctacaagatctttatcggtcaaaccgcataacaacatacgttgttccctttgtcatcggtatgttacttgcccgagattcgatcgtcggtatctcaatacctagttcaatctcgttactggcaagtctctttactcgttccgtaatgcaacatcccgtaactaattcattagtcacattgcttgcaaggcttatagtgatgtgcattaccgagagggcccagagatacctctccgatacacggagtgacaaatcctaatctcgatctatgccaactcaacaaacaccattggagacacctgtagagcatctttatagtcacccagtcacgttgtgacgtttgatagcacaagaagtgttcctccgatatttgggagttgcataatctcatagtcataggaacatggataagttatggagaaagcagtagcaacaaactaaacgatcatcgtgctaagctaacggatgggtcaagtcaataacatcattctctaatgatgtgatcccgttcatcaaatgacaactctttgtccatggctaggaaacttaaccatctttgattaacgagctagtcaagtagaggcatactagtgacactctgtttgtctatgtattcacacatgtactaagtttccggttaatacagttctagcatgaataataaacatttatcatgatataaggaaatataaataaaaactttattattgcctctagggcatatttccttcagtcttccacttgcactagagtcaataatctagattacacagtaatgactctaacaccca containing:
- the LOC125516166 gene encoding protein MEI2-like 7 yields the protein MAATGLNAYARPYSRRSARAHHAPPKPHPFMTPEHHGAAGYRPPCPLAANHSRAAFTERHYPGPLPPRPFFREHVAGPRPHHGRPRGPMLDPEKLYARAVHSFNHKHKARAAAAGKGKGGGPATRALLPAAPPCGPRGQRGRGRSEVYVPAARGGGRERSPSPALTRWRAWPVPPPAWAWHGRSRTTVMIRNIPNKLTRPSMMKLLDDHCARVNRRRGPAAYDFLYLPMDFRQRCSNKGYAFVNFTTAEAARGLHYALHGRGWHRSLGSAKIINIAAAYMQGRHRLVRHFSRSTFACHTDEYLPAVFSPPRDGTADPPPAEPRHLGRRVPPRVPAVQPAQQLVWVRRGEAIASQLATPSMVA